The following coding sequences lie in one Kamptonema formosum PCC 6407 genomic window:
- a CDS encoding DUF2442 domain-containing protein: MVIRNWDKELTEENLREQIAKAKQAWKQAEATEPRAESVHYNQSDDLIVIKLKNGAIFSFPPRLAQGLEGASAEQLADLWLPPSGSSVHWESLDVDFGIPELVAGIFGTKSWMAELGKKGGQVTSSAKTIAARKNGKKGGRPKKNAPINL; this comes from the coding sequence ATGGTGATTAGAAACTGGGATAAAGAGTTAACTGAGGAAAATCTACGAGAGCAAATAGCCAAAGCCAAGCAAGCATGGAAACAAGCCGAGGCTACAGAGCCTCGTGCCGAATCCGTGCATTATAATCAGTCTGATGATTTAATAGTTATTAAACTGAAAAACGGTGCTATTTTTAGTTTTCCTCCAAGATTGGCACAAGGTTTAGAAGGTGCTTCAGCAGAACAACTTGCCGATCTTTGGCTACCACCTTCTGGTAGCAGCGTCCACTGGGAAAGCCTAGACGTTGATTTTGGTATTCCCGAACTTGTAGCAGGTATTTTTGGGACAAAATCATGGATGGCTGAACTAGGTAAAAAGGGAGGACAAGTAACTTCAAGTGCCAAAACTATCGCCGCTAGAAAAAATGGTAAAAAAGGTGGTAGACCTAAAAAAAATGCTCCTATTAATTTATGA
- a CDS encoding CDGSH iron-sulfur domain-containing protein, translating to MSTPVIFDKKPVVLALEPGTYYWCKCGQSQNQPYCDGGHKGTEFVPLAFEITETKTVALCNCKHTANSPFCDGAHAKL from the coding sequence ATGAGCACGCCTGTTATTTTTGATAAAAAGCCCGTTGTTCTTGCATTAGAGCCTGGTACTTACTATTGGTGCAAATGCGGTCAATCTCAAAACCAGCCTTATTGTGATGGTGGTCACAAAGGTACAGAATTTGTGCCGCTAGCTTTTGAAATTACCGAGACAAAAACGGTAGCGCTTTGTAACTGCAAACATACTGCTAACTCCCCGTTTTGCGATGGGGCTCATGCCAAACTTTAA
- a CDS encoding DUF4160 domain-containing protein, with product MPKVLEDTQKNLFVYIYTNDHIPAHVHVFIGRKNDANQMEIKINIGSEEKPPSIVSANDKIKDKDLVAALKFVAANQEILLSKWQEIHGD from the coding sequence ATGCCGAAAGTTCTTGAAGATACCCAGAAAAATTTATTCGTTTACATCTATACTAACGATCATATCCCTGCTCATGTCCATGTCTTTATAGGTAGAAAAAATGATGCTAACCAAATGGAAATTAAAATTAATATTGGTAGTGAAGAAAAACCTCCTAGTATAGTTAGTGCAAATGATAAAATCAAAGATAAAGACTTAGTAGCTGCTCTCAAGTTCGTAGCAGCTAATCAAGAAATACTATTAAGTAAATGGCAAGAAATACATGGTGATTAG
- a CDS encoding pirin family protein, with translation MIVIRKSEDRGHANHGWLDSYHSFSFANYYDPNQMGFRALRVINEDIVNPGRGFGTHGHQDMEIITYVLEGALEHKDSIGNGEVIKPGEVQRMSAGTGIQHSEFNQSKTDPVHLLQIWLLPDTKGLKPSYEQRDFDVAQHPGKLRLVAARDVRDGAVKVHQDVDLYAAVLEKNDRVTHSLQPKRHAWVQVARGGIVLNGLPLKHGDGAAISDESHIEIEAADKAEFLLFDLA, from the coding sequence ATGATCGTCATCCGAAAAAGTGAAGATAGAGGTCATGCTAATCACGGTTGGCTGGATAGTTACCACTCATTTTCGTTTGCCAATTATTACGATCCTAATCAAATGGGTTTTCGGGCATTGCGAGTAATTAATGAAGATATTGTTAACCCCGGTCGTGGGTTCGGTACGCACGGTCATCAAGACATGGAAATCATTACTTATGTCTTGGAAGGAGCGCTAGAACACAAAGATAGTATCGGCAATGGTGAAGTGATTAAACCTGGCGAAGTACAGCGAATGAGTGCTGGTACAGGTATCCAGCACAGCGAGTTTAATCAATCCAAAACAGACCCAGTTCACTTACTACAAATTTGGCTGCTTCCCGATACAAAGGGATTAAAACCAAGTTACGAACAGCGTGATTTTGATGTGGCACAACACCCCGGAAAGTTGAGGTTAGTTGCTGCTAGGGATGTACGGGATGGTGCTGTTAAGGTACATCAGGATGTGGATTTATATGCGGCTGTTTTGGAAAAAAACGATCGCGTCACTCATTCCTTGCAACCTAAGCGTCATGCGTGGGTACAGGTGGCTCGCGGTGGAATTGTTTTGAATGGTTTGCCGTTAAAACATGGCGATGGCGCTGCCATTAGCGATGAATCTCATATCGAGATCGAAGCGGCAGATAAGGCTGAATTTCTCTTGTTTGATTTGGCTTAA
- the pbpC gene encoding penicillin-binding protein 1C has protein sequence MKALRLWLIKNSQKAGRKCRNPKLRVFLVLVLICLTVRSLPYLAPIRAADIAQDREAIEFSDRNGLTLGTILTRDQEHTAAVPLDRVSSHFVRAIIAAEDSRFYQHGATDMRAIARSLLEAAQAKQLVSGASTITMQLARMLDPAPRTLANKVREIWLSWRIFAGMNRDEILESYINRLPMSGNIYGVEAASRNYFGISAAEINLAQASLLAAIPNDPNNLNPYYRWQSLKKRQNYVLDRMVKDKYITRSQADRALNEEILLAPKEQGIIAAPHFLFWLSNQLPKQHPSHIRTTIDRSLQQFIEAQVQQVVNSLSPHNVHNAAALVIDNHTGEVLAYVGSPDYFNEIEIGRNDGVQALRQPGSTLKPFLYELALEKRAIRPNTILADVPTYYAIPGAKLYNPTNYNDETFLGPVRVRVALANSLNIPAVRVLEKVGVSTFLNRLHELGFEHLTQSPEYYGLGLVLGSGEVSLFELARAYVTLARQGKSTPIVTTFNDDKISSDTPVMDRTTSALITNMLSDAHARAQEFGVDSVLALPFTTAVKTGTSSNFRDTWTVGFTNDYTVATWVGNFNGDRMKKVSGVMGAAPLWNHIILHLHEHQEPAPFPTLKGLVQRPICAISGWRPTPECSSVVQEYFYPEDISKYKTESGILKLSEDYNGWLARQSKSSLTNSKFKILFPQNDAYFLINQNENSRLEFKLSGSNNAPVEWWLNGKKLATQPSNSLFWQLQPGQWNLQAKSGTLVDSVRFEVQVTENKSLRRGFSFVDNSASFPTEK, from the coding sequence ATGAAAGCATTAAGGCTGTGGCTAATTAAAAATTCCCAGAAGGCTGGGCGCAAATGTAGAAACCCAAAACTTCGCGTATTTTTGGTGTTAGTATTAATTTGTCTGACGGTGCGATCGCTTCCCTATCTCGCACCCATCCGCGCTGCTGACATCGCACAGGATCGGGAGGCGATCGAATTTAGCGATCGCAACGGCCTTACTCTCGGCACTATTCTCACTCGTGACCAAGAACATACCGCCGCTGTACCCTTAGATCGAGTTTCTTCTCACTTTGTACGCGCCATCATCGCCGCTGAGGATAGCCGATTTTATCAACATGGTGCCACAGATATGAGAGCGATCGCGCGATCGCTCCTCGAAGCCGCACAAGCCAAACAGTTAGTCAGCGGCGCTTCTACCATCACTATGCAGTTAGCGCGGATGCTAGACCCCGCACCTCGCACATTAGCTAATAAAGTGCGAGAAATTTGGCTATCTTGGCGCATTTTCGCCGGCATGAATAGAGACGAAATTCTCGAATCTTACATCAACAGATTGCCAATGAGCGGCAATATTTACGGGGTAGAAGCCGCTTCCCGTAACTATTTTGGCATTTCCGCCGCCGAGATCAATCTCGCTCAAGCGAGCCTTTTAGCAGCTATTCCCAACGATCCAAATAACCTCAATCCTTACTACCGCTGGCAATCTCTGAAAAAACGGCAAAATTACGTACTCGATCGCATGGTCAAAGACAAGTATATCACGCGATCGCAGGCAGATAGAGCCTTGAATGAAGAAATTTTACTAGCACCGAAAGAACAGGGAATTATTGCCGCACCTCACTTTTTATTCTGGCTATCTAATCAATTACCCAAGCAGCATCCGTCTCATATTCGCACCACAATCGATCGTTCTTTACAGCAGTTTATAGAAGCACAAGTGCAGCAAGTTGTTAACTCTTTATCTCCCCATAATGTCCACAATGCAGCCGCTCTAGTCATAGATAATCATACTGGGGAAGTTTTAGCTTATGTCGGTTCTCCAGATTATTTTAATGAAATAGAAATAGGTCGGAATGATGGAGTGCAAGCGCTACGCCAGCCTGGTTCTACCCTTAAACCTTTCTTGTATGAATTAGCCTTAGAAAAACGTGCGATTAGACCCAACACTATTTTAGCCGATGTACCGACTTATTACGCCATTCCCGGTGCAAAACTTTACAACCCAACTAATTATAACGATGAAACATTTTTAGGCCCGGTACGGGTGCGGGTTGCCTTGGCAAATTCTCTCAACATTCCAGCAGTAAGAGTATTAGAAAAAGTGGGAGTATCTACGTTTCTCAATCGTTTGCATGAATTGGGATTTGAGCATTTAACTCAATCTCCAGAATACTATGGTTTAGGCTTGGTTTTAGGTAGCGGTGAAGTTAGTTTGTTTGAGTTAGCTAGAGCTTATGTGACCTTAGCAAGACAAGGGAAATCGACACCTATTGTCACCACATTTAATGATGATAAAATTTCCAGTGATACACCTGTCATGGATCGAACAACATCGGCATTAATTACTAATATGTTAAGCGATGCTCACGCCCGCGCTCAAGAGTTTGGTGTTGATTCTGTGCTGGCTTTACCATTTACTACAGCGGTGAAAACAGGAACATCTTCTAATTTTCGGGATACTTGGACGGTGGGTTTTACTAATGATTACACGGTTGCAACTTGGGTAGGAAATTTCAATGGCGATCGCATGAAGAAAGTCTCTGGAGTCATGGGCGCTGCCCCTCTCTGGAATCACATTATTTTACACTTACACGAACATCAAGAGCCTGCACCTTTTCCTACTTTAAAAGGGTTAGTACAGCGCCCTATTTGTGCTATTTCTGGGTGGCGGCCTACACCTGAATGTTCCTCGGTTGTACAAGAATATTTTTATCCTGAAGATATCAGCAAATACAAAACTGAGTCAGGTATTTTAAAGCTGTCTGAAGATTATAATGGGTGGTTAGCAAGGCAGAGTAAATCTAGTTTAACTAATAGCAAATTCAAAATACTTTTTCCTCAAAATGATGCTTATTTTCTGATAAATCAGAATGAAAATTCACGCCTAGAGTTTAAATTGTCTGGATCGAATAACGCCCCCGTTGAGTGGTGGTTGAATGGTAAAAAGTTAGCCACTCAGCCCTCTAATTCACTTTTTTGGCAACTTCAACCTGGTCAATGGAATTTACAAGCTAAATCGGGTACTTTAGTGGATAGTGTAAGATTTGAAGTGCAAGTTACTGAGAATAAATCCCTGCGGCGTGGCTTTTCTTTTGTTGATAATTCAGCATCTTTTCCTACTGAAAAATAG
- a CDS encoding DUF3574 domain-containing protein produces MPKTINSLFLASFFILIPISIPTLVRAEISETSTTNINQKILIKDELYFGLTKPGGSTISDVEWQQFLNTTITPRFHEGLTVLDSYGQYLNSNSLLVTEKSKVVILIYENSPEKNRAIAEIIDIYKRTFHQESVLRVTTEAKVSF; encoded by the coding sequence ATGCCAAAAACTATTAACAGCCTTTTCCTAGCCAGTTTTTTTATCCTTATTCCCATCTCCATACCTACACTCGTTCGTGCCGAAATTTCCGAAACTTCTACTACAAATATTAACCAAAAAATTCTCATCAAAGATGAACTATATTTTGGTCTAACTAAACCGGGAGGTAGTACAATTTCCGATGTAGAATGGCAGCAATTTTTAAACACTACCATTACGCCCCGTTTTCACGAAGGATTAACCGTCTTAGATTCCTATGGACAATATCTTAATAGCAATAGCTTACTGGTAACAGAAAAGTCCAAAGTCGTTATCTTAATTTATGAAAATAGCCCAGAGAAAAATCGGGCAATAGCAGAAATTATCGATATCTATAAACGCACCTTTCACCAAGAATCCGTACTCCGCGTAACTACTGAAGCTAAAGTCTCATTTTAA
- a CDS encoding VOC family protein, whose translation MISVTSLNHVVLYVRDLKRSVEFYKSVFGFVEVAQMHGKMAFLRAVGSQNHHDLGLAALGTNAPSPPPGSVGLYHLAWEVKTIEELADAVQFLKEKGSYRGASDHGASKSVYGEDPDGNQFEITWIVPREMWGEFESKAIVAPLNLTEELQRYGGKNLR comes from the coding sequence ATGATTTCTGTCACCAGTTTGAACCATGTTGTGCTTTATGTACGGGATTTAAAACGCTCAGTTGAGTTCTATAAATCTGTTTTTGGTTTTGTGGAAGTAGCGCAGATGCACGGGAAGATGGCATTTTTGCGGGCCGTAGGTTCTCAAAACCATCACGATCTGGGTTTAGCGGCTTTGGGAACAAATGCGCCGTCACCACCCCCTGGAAGTGTGGGACTTTATCATTTAGCTTGGGAAGTTAAAACAATTGAGGAGTTGGCTGATGCTGTTCAATTTCTCAAGGAGAAAGGCTCTTATCGGGGTGCAAGCGATCATGGTGCTAGTAAGTCTGTATATGGTGAAGATCCTGATGGTAATCAGTTTGAAATTACTTGGATAGTACCTCGTGAAATGTGGGGTGAGTTTGAAAGTAAAGCGATTGTTGCTCCTCTGAATTTGACAGAGGAGTTGCAACGTTATGGCGGTAAAAATTTAAGGTAA
- a CDS encoding trypsin-like peptidase domain-containing protein yields the protein MNYNKSISAILSIGLGATAIAPILPLLTPQVSAALAPAEVNAIAKEITVRVDGPTGNGSGVIFEKKGSTYYIITNWHVVSQAGNYHIVTPDGKRHPVYYSLIKRMPGADLAVVPFSSAENYRLAVLANTDASEGKKLYVAGWPRSGGTLQQPILIVTEGLMTRRQTAWNGYTLVYSNLVRGGMSGGPVLDDGGRVVAINGIIQLEDKSDKIVAAGIEIDTFLKWRTSLALPTVPQDSPTPGKPQTGTPVNNSPRLPANAAFTLASALKVSAGVVSSVAAAGSHFVSGNTDGSISVWNLPSGELKSTLRGHGDAVNAVAIASDGKIFASGSDDKTIKIWNLETGENIRTLTGHSDVVVAIALSPDGQFLASGSWDKTVKIWNVKTGALLYTLLGHSALVNSVAIAADGKTLASGSKDGSIKLWNLQTGDLIRTLKGNSLSILSVAFSPDVKTLASGSGDGTISLWNLGTGQLIKRLSGHTDGVWSVAITKDGNTLVSGSWDKTVKLWDVRSGALKGTLSGHSGYVNSVAISGDGQMIVSGGWDGQIKIWKRGG from the coding sequence ATGAATTATAACAAAAGTATTTCAGCTATTTTGAGTATTGGACTCGGCGCGACCGCGATCGCGCCTATTCTCCCACTTCTTACCCCCCAAGTCTCCGCAGCACTAGCACCCGCTGAGGTGAATGCGATCGCTAAAGAAATTACAGTTCGCGTTGATGGCCCAACAGGCAACGGTTCTGGGGTGATCTTTGAAAAAAAAGGTAGCACTTACTATATAATTACTAATTGGCACGTAGTGAGCCAAGCGGGTAATTATCACATTGTTACCCCCGATGGCAAGCGCCATCCAGTCTATTACAGCCTGATCAAACGAATGCCGGGAGCAGATTTGGCAGTAGTTCCCTTCAGCAGCGCGGAAAACTATCGCCTCGCTGTGTTGGCGAATACTGACGCAAGCGAGGGTAAAAAGCTTTATGTGGCTGGCTGGCCGCGATCGGGCGGAACTCTGCAACAGCCGATTTTGATTGTCACTGAGGGGCTGATGACGCGCCGTCAAACGGCCTGGAATGGTTATACTTTAGTTTATAGTAACTTAGTGAGGGGAGGCATGAGCGGCGGCCCGGTATTGGACGATGGGGGGAGGGTTGTAGCCATTAATGGCATTATACAATTAGAGGACAAATCCGATAAAATTGTGGCCGCCGGGATTGAGATCGATACTTTCTTGAAGTGGCGGACAAGCCTTGCGCTGCCAACAGTACCCCAAGATTCTCCAACACCGGGAAAACCGCAAACTGGTACTCCTGTTAATAATTCGCCGCGCCTACCTGCTAATGCTGCTTTTACTCTCGCTAGTGCGCTCAAGGTTTCTGCGGGGGTAGTGAGTTCGGTGGCGGCGGCTGGCTCTCACTTTGTATCGGGCAATACTGACGGCAGTATTTCTGTCTGGAATTTGCCTAGCGGCGAGTTAAAGAGTACGCTGCGGGGTCACGGGGACGCGGTGAATGCAGTGGCGATCGCATCTGATGGCAAGATTTTTGCCAGCGGTAGCGATGACAAAACTATTAAGATTTGGAATCTAGAAACAGGTGAGAATATTCGCACTTTGACCGGGCATTCTGATGTGGTAGTTGCAATTGCCCTCAGTCCTGATGGTCAGTTTTTAGCCAGTGGTAGCTGGGATAAAACTGTTAAGATTTGGAATGTGAAAACTGGGGCTTTACTTTATACTTTGTTGGGACATTCTGCTCTGGTAAATTCGGTGGCGATCGCAGCAGATGGCAAAACTTTAGCTAGTGGCAGTAAGGATGGTTCTATTAAGTTATGGAATCTGCAAACTGGTGACTTAATCCGCACTTTAAAAGGTAATTCTTTATCTATTTTGTCGGTGGCTTTCAGTCCCGATGTCAAAACTTTAGCTAGTGGTAGTGGTGATGGAACAATTAGCCTATGGAATTTGGGTACTGGGCAATTAATTAAGCGTTTGAGCGGGCATACAGATGGGGTTTGGTCTGTGGCAATTACTAAAGATGGAAATACTTTAGTTAGCGGTAGTTGGGATAAAACTGTTAAACTTTGGGATGTGCGTTCTGGGGCGCTGAAAGGAACTTTAAGCGGGCATTCTGGCTATGTTAATTCTGTTGCAATTAGTGGGGATGGGCAGATGATTGTTAGTGGGGGTTGGGATGGGCAGATCAAGATTTGGAAAAGAGGAGGGTGA